A window of the Hordeum vulgare subsp. vulgare chromosome 5H, MorexV3_pseudomolecules_assembly, whole genome shotgun sequence genome harbors these coding sequences:
- the LOC123395217 gene encoding PGR5-like protein 1A, chloroplastic yields MAAEVVALSPASRLPSLSSRPNALSASSSRPRAPRGARAPRSPPALAFSTSHRRQALLLLRPRATEQQGQVQQQEDDVVDGNVLPYCSIDGKKKKTIGEMEQEFLRALQSFYYDQKAIMSNEEFDNLKEELMWEGSSVVMLSADEQRLLEASMAYIAGNPIMSDVEFDELKLRLKQDGSDIVTEGPRCSLRSRKVYSDLTVDYLKMFLLNVPATIVALGLFFFIDELTGFEVNVFQFPEPFGFIFTYFAALPLILVTAQVVTKAIINDVLILKGPCPNCGTENLSFYGTILSIESGGATNNVKCANCKTVMVYDSKTRLITLPD; encoded by the exons ATGGCCGCCGAGGTGGTGGCGCTCTCGCCGGCCTCCCGCCTGCCCTCCCTCTCATCCAGGCCTAATGCTctatccgcctcctcctcccgtccCCGAGCACCTCGCGGCGCCCGTGCCCCCAGGTCACCGCCGGCGCTCGCCTTCTCGACGTCGCACCGGCGCCAAGCGCTCCTCCTGCTCCGGCCCCGCGCCACCGAGCAGCAAGGTCAGGTGCAGCAGCAGGAGGACGACGTGGTGGACGGCAACGTGCTCCCCTACTGCAGCATCGacggcaagaagaagaagaccatcGGGGAGATGGAGCAGGAGTTCCTACGAGCCCTGCAG TCCTTCTACTACGACCAGAAGGCCATCATGTCCAACGAGGAGTTCGACAACCTCAAGGAGGAGCTCATGTGGGAAGGCAGCAGCGTCGTCATGCTAA GCGCCGATGAGCAGAGGCTGCTGGAAGCCTCCATGGCCTACATCGCCGGCAACCCCATCATGTCCGACGTCGagttcgatgaactcaagctcaGACTCAAG CAAGATGGAAGCGACATAGTGACGGAAGGCCCCAGGTGCAGTCTACGGAGTCGGAAG GTTTACAGCGACCTCACCGTTGACTACTTGAAGATGTTCCTGCTGAATGTTCCAGCGACTATTGTTGCTCTAGGACT GTTCTTCTTCATTGATGAGCTGACTGGCTTTGAGGTCAATGTATTCCAG TTTCCAGAGCCCTTCGGCTTCATATTCACATATTTTGCCGCTTTGCCTCTGATATTGGTCACGGCGCAAGTGGTGACCAAGGCCATTATAAATGATGTCTTAATCCTGAAG GGACCTTGTCCGAATTGCGGTACTGAAAATCTTTCCTTCTACGGGACAATACTGTCGATCGAGAGCGGCGGTGCGACGAACAACGTGAAGTGCGCAAA TTGCAAAACCGTGATGGTATACGACTCAAAAACTCGGCTGATCACACTCCCTGATTAG